The following proteins come from a genomic window of Sphaerisporangium rubeum:
- the nuoL gene encoding NADH-quinone oxidoreductase subunit L has protein sequence MSWLMIVLPLLGAAILLLGGRRTDRWGHLLGVVMSLASFVVAVLVLFELLGLGAEQRRRVVHLYDFLPAGASLQVNMGLLLDPLSISFALLITGVGSLIHIYSIGYMAHDPGRRRFFGYLNLFVAAMLLLVLADNYLGLYIGWEGVGLASYLLIGFWQHKPTAATAAKKAFVVNRVGDMGLALGIFVIFTTFGTVAYGPVFQHVGDPQVSQGTLTLIGLALLVGACGKSAQLPLQSWLLDAMEGPTPVSALIHAATMVTAGVYLVVRSGLIFEGAPTAQLVVTIVGVATLLAGAIIGTAKDDIKKALAGSTMSQIGYMMLAAGLGPIGYAFAIAHLIAHGFFKASMFLGAGSVMHAMNDEVDMRKYGGLASVMKITWITFGLGYLAIIGFPLLSGYWTKDGIIEATMEHSPVLGWLAVIGAGITGFYMSRLFFMTFHGERRWEKDAHPHESPAVMTWPLILLSIGSVFGGAFLIVGNRFMEFLSPAVGRPEELPVFHPFSVPGLATLALVAVGVAYAWMRYGRAPVPAVAPRGSFLTTFARRDLYGDALNEALFMRPGQWLTRLAVFFDNRGIDGLVNGLAATIGGTSGRLRRVQTGFVRSYALSIFFGAALLVGALFFVGNL, from the coding sequence ATGTCCTGGCTGATGATCGTCCTGCCGTTGCTCGGCGCGGCGATCCTCCTGCTGGGGGGCCGCCGCACCGACCGATGGGGTCACCTGCTCGGCGTCGTCATGTCGCTGGCGTCGTTCGTGGTCGCCGTGCTCGTGCTGTTCGAGCTGCTCGGCCTCGGCGCCGAGCAGCGCCGCAGGGTCGTCCATCTGTACGACTTCCTGCCGGCCGGCGCGTCGCTCCAGGTGAACATGGGTCTGCTGCTGGACCCGCTGTCGATCTCGTTCGCGCTGCTGATCACCGGGGTCGGGTCGCTGATCCACATCTACTCGATCGGCTACATGGCCCACGACCCGGGCCGGCGGCGGTTCTTCGGCTACCTGAACCTCTTCGTCGCCGCGATGCTGCTGCTGGTGCTGGCCGACAACTACCTCGGCCTGTACATAGGCTGGGAAGGCGTGGGCCTGGCGTCCTACCTGCTGATCGGCTTCTGGCAGCACAAGCCGACGGCCGCGACCGCCGCCAAGAAGGCCTTCGTGGTCAACCGCGTCGGCGACATGGGCCTCGCGCTCGGCATCTTCGTGATCTTCACGACGTTCGGCACCGTCGCGTACGGCCCGGTGTTCCAGCACGTCGGCGACCCGCAGGTGTCGCAGGGCACGCTGACCCTGATCGGCCTCGCGCTGCTCGTCGGCGCCTGCGGCAAGTCCGCGCAGCTCCCCCTGCAGTCCTGGCTTCTGGACGCCATGGAGGGTCCGACCCCGGTGTCGGCGCTCATCCACGCGGCCACCATGGTCACCGCCGGCGTCTACCTGGTGGTCCGCTCCGGCCTGATCTTCGAGGGAGCGCCGACCGCGCAGCTCGTCGTCACCATCGTCGGCGTCGCCACGCTGCTCGCCGGTGCGATCATCGGTACCGCCAAGGACGACATCAAGAAGGCCCTCGCGGGCTCCACGATGTCGCAGATCGGCTACATGATGCTCGCCGCGGGCCTCGGCCCCATCGGGTACGCCTTCGCCATCGCGCACCTCATCGCGCACGGCTTCTTCAAGGCCTCGATGTTCCTCGGCGCCGGTTCGGTCATGCACGCCATGAACGACGAGGTCGACATGCGCAAGTACGGCGGCCTGGCCTCGGTCATGAAGATCACCTGGATCACGTTCGGCCTCGGCTACCTCGCGATCATCGGCTTCCCGCTGCTGTCCGGCTACTGGACCAAGGACGGCATCATCGAGGCCACGATGGAGCACAGTCCCGTCCTCGGCTGGCTCGCCGTGATCGGCGCCGGCATCACCGGCTTCTACATGTCGCGCCTGTTCTTCATGACCTTCCACGGCGAACGCCGCTGGGAGAAGGACGCGCACCCGCACGAGTCGCCTGCCGTGATGACCTGGCCGCTGATCCTGCTGTCCATCGGCTCGGTGTTCGGCGGCGCGTTCCTCATCGTCGGCAACCGGTTCATGGAGTTCCTCTCGCCGGCCGTCGGCCGTCCCGAGGAGCTGCCGGTGTTCCACCCGTTCAGCGTCCCCGGCCTCGCCACCCTGGCGCTGGTCGCCGTCGGCGTCGCGTACGCCTGGATGCGGTACGGCCGGGCCCCGGTGCCGGCGGTCGCACCACGCGGCTCGTTCCTCACGACCTTCGCGCGGCGCGACCTGTACGGTGACGCGCTGAACGAGGCGCTGTTCATGCGTCCCGGCCAGTGGCTGACCCGGCTCGCGGTGTTCTTCGACAACCGCGGCATCGACGGCCTCGTGAACGGGCTCGCGGCGACCATCGGCGGCACCTCGGGCCGCCTGCGCCGCGTGCAGACCGGGTTCGTCCGCTCGTACGCCTTGTCGATATTCTTCGGTGCCGCTCTCCTGGTCGGCGCACTGTTCTTCGTAGGGAACCTGTGA
- a CDS encoding NADH-quinone oxidoreductase subunit M, which yields MPWLSILMGVPVLGALAVAAVPKGNDKLAKQLTLAVSLAVLVLTLVMAAQFDPSGARQQFSEVHDWIPAFGVHYAVAVDGIALVLIALAAVLVPIVVLASWHDAERPDAKRSVKTYFALILVLEAMMIGVFAATDVFLFYVFFEAMLIPMYFMIGSYGGAQRSYAAVKFLLYSLFGGLLMLVAVIALYHLAAKSTFLQPELIGAITDPNTQKWLFLGFFVAFAVKAPLWPFHTWLPDAAAQAPAGAAVLLVGVLDKVGTYGMLRFCLELFPDAAKFFTPLIIALSVVGIVYGAIVAIGQTDMKRLIAYTSISHFGFITMGVFALTADAQSGATLYMVNHGFSTGALFLLAGFLIHRRGSQYIADYGGVQKVAPVLAGTFLVAGLSSLSLPGLSTFVSEFLVLIGTYEQYVVPAIIALIGMVLAAVYILWMYQRMMGGPTAESVRGLPDLNLREKLVVAPLIALLIGFGFFPKPLLDVINPAVRHTLTSVQAPQFTPAIPAAADQKGPGE from the coding sequence ATGCCCTGGCTCTCAATCCTGATGGGCGTGCCCGTGCTGGGCGCGCTGGCGGTCGCGGCGGTGCCGAAAGGCAACGACAAGCTCGCCAAGCAGCTCACGCTCGCGGTGTCGCTCGCCGTGCTCGTGCTCACGCTCGTCATGGCGGCACAGTTCGACCCGTCGGGTGCGCGCCAGCAGTTCAGCGAGGTCCACGACTGGATCCCCGCGTTCGGAGTGCACTACGCCGTCGCGGTGGACGGCATCGCGCTCGTGCTCATCGCACTGGCCGCGGTGCTCGTGCCGATCGTGGTCCTGGCCTCGTGGCACGACGCCGAACGGCCGGACGCCAAGCGGTCGGTCAAGACGTACTTCGCGCTCATCCTGGTGCTCGAAGCGATGATGATCGGCGTCTTCGCGGCGACCGACGTCTTCCTGTTCTACGTGTTCTTCGAAGCCATGCTGATCCCGATGTACTTCATGATCGGGTCCTACGGCGGCGCGCAGCGGTCGTACGCGGCGGTCAAGTTCCTGCTGTACTCGCTGTTCGGCGGCCTGCTCATGCTGGTCGCGGTCATCGCGCTGTACCACCTCGCCGCCAAGAGCACGTTCCTGCAGCCCGAGCTGATCGGCGCCATCACCGACCCGAACACCCAGAAGTGGCTGTTCCTCGGGTTCTTCGTCGCGTTCGCCGTGAAGGCCCCGCTGTGGCCGTTCCACACCTGGCTGCCGGACGCCGCCGCGCAGGCACCCGCCGGCGCGGCCGTGCTGCTCGTCGGCGTGCTCGACAAGGTCGGCACCTACGGCATGCTGCGGTTCTGCCTGGAGCTGTTCCCCGACGCCGCCAAGTTCTTCACACCGCTGATCATCGCGCTGAGCGTCGTCGGCATCGTGTACGGCGCGATCGTGGCCATCGGCCAGACCGACATGAAGCGGCTCATCGCCTACACCTCCATCTCGCACTTCGGCTTCATCACGATGGGTGTGTTCGCGCTGACCGCCGACGCGCAGTCCGGCGCCACGCTGTACATGGTGAACCACGGCTTCTCCACCGGAGCGCTGTTCCTGCTCGCCGGTTTCCTCATCCACCGGCGCGGTTCGCAGTACATCGCCGACTACGGCGGCGTGCAGAAGGTCGCGCCGGTGCTCGCCGGCACGTTCCTCGTCGCCGGCCTGTCGTCGCTGTCGCTGCCGGGCCTGTCGACGTTCGTCTCCGAGTTCCTCGTGCTGATCGGCACCTACGAGCAGTACGTCGTACCGGCGATCATCGCGCTGATCGGCATGGTGCTCGCCGCCGTCTACATCCTGTGGATGTACCAGCGCATGATGGGTGGGCCCACCGCCGAGTCCGTACGCGGGCTGCCTGACCTGAACCTCCGCGAGAAGCTCGTGGTGGCGCCGCTCATCGCACTGCTCATCGGTTTCGGGTTCTTCCCCAAGCCGCTGCTCGACGTGATCAACCCCGCGGTCCGGCACACGCTCACCAGTGTGCAGGCGCCGCAGTTCACCCCGGCCATACCCGCGGCTGCCGACCAGAAGGGGCCAGGAGAATGA
- the nuoN gene encoding NADH-quinone oxidoreductase subunit NuoN, translated as MSLLALAPIPAPKIEYGTLSPLLLVFGAAIAGVLVEAFTPRYLRKSLQMPITLLSLIGAFALTVWQGTQGVREAAAMGAVAVDGPSLFVWGAILLLAVVSVLLVNDDDHFVAQASAVPGSAEEDQAISQGGAHTEIYPLVLFAVGGMMLFPASNDLLIMFVALEVMSLPLYLLCGLARRRRLLSQEAAMKYFLLGAFSSAFFLYGTALLYGFAGTVDLGGIEQAIGANLGQDNLLYIGAAMLGVGLLFKVGAAPFQAWKPDVYQGSPTPITALMASGTLIAAFGALLRVFWVGLGNLDQIWQPVLWAVAILTMVIGAILAITQTDIKRMLAYSSIAHTGFLLVAVVATGKLAQNAAALGGILFYLVAYGFATVGAFAVVTMVRDAGGEAGHLSRWAGLGKRSPALAGIFALFLLAFAGIPLTSGFFGKYAVFAPAVAGGATALVIVGVVTSAMAAFFYVRVIVLMFFSDPAPEGPTIAIPSMGTAAVVALSAAATVVLGVFPQPVLDLAHSAAQSLFVR; from the coding sequence ATGAGCCTGCTCGCCCTCGCTCCCATCCCCGCGCCGAAGATCGAGTACGGGACGCTGTCCCCGCTGCTCCTGGTGTTCGGCGCGGCCATCGCCGGGGTGCTCGTGGAGGCGTTCACGCCGCGCTACCTGCGCAAGTCCCTCCAGATGCCGATCACGCTGCTGTCCCTCATCGGGGCTTTCGCGCTGACCGTCTGGCAGGGCACGCAAGGGGTGCGCGAGGCCGCCGCCATGGGAGCGGTCGCGGTCGACGGGCCGTCACTGTTCGTGTGGGGCGCCATCCTGCTGCTCGCCGTCGTCAGTGTCCTCCTCGTCAACGACGACGACCACTTCGTCGCGCAGGCGTCCGCCGTCCCCGGCAGCGCCGAAGAGGACCAGGCGATCAGCCAAGGCGGCGCGCACACCGAGATCTACCCGCTCGTCCTGTTCGCGGTCGGCGGCATGATGCTGTTCCCCGCGTCCAACGACCTGCTGATCATGTTCGTGGCCCTTGAGGTCATGTCGCTGCCGCTGTACCTGCTGTGCGGCCTCGCGCGCCGTCGCCGTCTCCTCTCGCAGGAGGCGGCCATGAAGTACTTCCTGCTCGGCGCCTTCTCCTCGGCGTTCTTCCTGTACGGCACCGCGCTGCTGTACGGCTTCGCCGGCACGGTCGACCTCGGCGGCATCGAGCAGGCCATCGGCGCGAACCTCGGCCAGGACAACCTGCTGTACATCGGCGCCGCGATGCTCGGCGTGGGCCTGCTGTTCAAGGTCGGCGCCGCGCCGTTCCAGGCGTGGAAGCCCGACGTGTACCAGGGCTCACCCACCCCGATCACCGCGCTCATGGCGTCCGGCACGCTGATCGCCGCGTTCGGCGCGCTGCTGCGGGTGTTCTGGGTCGGCCTCGGCAACCTCGACCAGATCTGGCAGCCGGTGCTGTGGGCCGTCGCCATCCTCACGATGGTGATCGGCGCCATCCTGGCGATCACCCAGACCGACATCAAGCGCATGCTGGCGTACTCCTCGATCGCGCACACCGGCTTCCTGCTGGTCGCGGTCGTCGCCACCGGCAAACTGGCGCAGAACGCCGCGGCACTCGGCGGCATCCTGTTCTACCTCGTGGCCTACGGCTTCGCCACGGTCGGCGCCTTCGCGGTCGTCACCATGGTCCGCGACGCCGGCGGCGAGGCGGGGCACCTGTCCCGGTGGGCCGGACTCGGCAAGAGATCGCCGGCGCTGGCCGGCATCTTCGCGCTGTTCCTGCTCGCCTTCGCCGGCATCCCGCTCACCTCCGGCTTCTTCGGCAAGTACGCCGTGTTCGCCCCCGCCGTGGCCGGTGGCGCGACGGCCCTGGTCATCGTGGGTGTCGTCACCTCGGCGATGGCGGCGTTCTTCTACGTCCGCGTCATCGTGCTGATGTTCTTCAGCGACCCCGCACCCGAGGGCCCGACCATCGCGATCCCCAGCATGGGGACCGCGGCTGTGGTGGCTCTTTCCGCGGCGGCTACCGTAGTCCTCGGGGTCTTCCCGCAGCCGGTGCTCGACCTGGCGCACTCGGCCGCGCAGTCGTTGTTCGTTCGTTAG